In the Hordeum vulgare subsp. vulgare chromosome 7H, MorexV3_pseudomolecules_assembly, whole genome shotgun sequence genome, one interval contains:
- the LOC123407985 gene encoding disease resistance protein RGA4-like, which produces MEVVATVAATSFVEWLVPKLFDTLVEKHKLRNDLKMDINYIKNEFAMISSVIQDDDRSSGCRGRREDVNMVWINMVRELAHAIEDCIDRFMHRVTADPDTGRLCQAVHRAKTVRARSKFAEEIRQLRKTSEDIFKLRVTYSNTSSSSTSSPRRSLSSEQTDMPMPPTAIEDDDDGSHSAASTAVPVGMDGPRNEILDLIQQEQQLKVITIVGFHGMGKTLLANHVYKAIESQHEYEARAWVPPRKLGESWAPAQVLKDILSQLGHLPLPTSGGLAQLKASIKQCIGTKRFFIVIDDLRKPAYWRDMKVAFAGLSGRFLVTTTIQRVANICSSSVVHDHVYTMATLADQHSRLLFFKEAFQDDDPPPDAKELGSAVLKKCDGLPLALVTTARFLQSMGSPTPMKWAKLCADLGTHLERDELFARMRRVLVQSYISLDSEVDRIFLLYLSTYPSGRPIRRSTLIWKWLAEGFSPGNITGSSALDAAASCFEKLVDRSIIQPIIDAGGNSTEVKTCHTHGMMLEFVIRKSMSDNFLTLLCDQPSAPPLPSKIRRLSLHHARPREVNDLSLVRSLTVSGETHPSILDFSKYELMRVLDLGEYDHQLGDTDLKLVCSSLLLLRYLSLGAAVTALPKNIKKLKFLETLDVTRTKIEILPTQVMELPRLLRLFGKFKLKQDVGARRMSKLQAWLSANSKLETVAGFVVDSNKSQGFAQLMDHMKHLTKVKIWYESHADASSTSTLSKAIKGFIEEGTNFTTSHALSLILSGEGSQDLLNFTLENDKSYYLSSLKLQGDSIFSLPPFVTMLAGLNKLCLSFPHQLSSDIIAVLSRMCGLKQLKLTATQLDKHIIGQDAFKILQHLCITVEVMTELEIQDGALPCLKSLRLLCKDLDGFSGTSAIKYFKHLQEIALHREVGGDTKQKWKEAAREHPRRPKLLFV; this is translated from the exons ATGGAGGTTGTGGCGACGGTCGCGGCCACCTCATTCGTGGAGTGGCTGGTGCCGAAGCTCTTTGATACCTTGGTGGAAAAGCACAAGCTCAGGAATGATCTCAAGATGGACATCAACTACATCAAGAACGAGTTTGCTATGATTTCGTCCGTCATCCAGGATGATGATCGCAGCAGCGGCTGCCGTGGCCGCCGTGAAGATGTGAATATGGTGTGGATCAACATGGTGCGTGAATTGGCGCACGCCATAGAGGACTGCATCGACCGCTTCATGCACCGTGTGACGGCCGACCCAGACACTGGGAGACTGTGTCAGGCTGTCCACCGGGCGAAGACGGTAAGGGCCCGAAGCAAGTTTGCTGAGGAGATCCGGCAGCTCAGGAAGACATCGGAGGATATATTCAAGCTGAGAGTCACATACAGCAACACTAGCAGCAGTAGCACCTCCTCACCAAGGCGTTCCTTGTCGTCTGAGCAGACAGACATGCCGATGCCGCCGACTGCaattgaggacgacgacgatggcagcCATTCAGCAGCATCCACGGCCGTGCCCGTGGGTATGGATGGTCCCCGCAACGAGATTCTGGATCTTATCCAGCAGGAGCAGCAGCTGAAAGTGATTACCATTGTGGGGTTCCATGGTATGGGGAAGACTCTTCTTGCAAATCATGTGTACAAGGCAATCGAGAGCCAACACGAATACGAAGCAAGGGCTTGGGTCCCTCCAAGGAAACTAGGGGAGAGCTGGGCACCCGCCCAAGTTCTCAAGGACATACTCTCGCAGCTTGGCCACCTTCCCCTGCCCACCAGTGGTGGTCTCGCCCAGCTTAAGGCAAGCATCAAACAATGCATTGGCACCAAGAG GTTTTTCATTGTAATTGATGACTTGCGGAAACCAGCATATTGGCGCGATATGAAAGTGGCCTTTGCCGGGTTAAGCGGCAGATTTCTGGTGACAACGACCATTCAGCGCGTGGCAAATATCTGCAGCAGCTCAGTTGTTCATGATCATGTGTACACAATGGCAACTCTTGCCGACCAACACTCAAGACTATTGTTCTTCAAGGAAGCTTTCCAAGACGACGATCCACCACCCGATGCCAAGGAGCTCGGCTCTGCAGTGCTCAAGAAATGTGATGGTCTTCCCCTTGCACTTGTCACCACCGCTAGGTTCTTGCAAAGCATGGGCAGTCCaacacccatgaaatgggcaaagTTATGCGCTGACCTGGGTACACATCtggagagagatgagctatttgcAAGAATGAGGCGTGTGCTTGTGCAGAGCTACATCAGCCTTGATAGCGAGGTTGACAGGATATTCTTGTTATATTTGAGTACCTACCCAAGTGGCCGTCCTATCAGGAGATCAACCCTCATATGGAAGTGGTTAGCCGAGGGGTTTTCACCAGGAAACATTACAGGCAGCAGTGCCCTCGACGCCGCTGCCAGCTGTTTTGAGAAGCTAGTTGACCGGAGTATCATCCAACCTATTATTGATGCCGGTGGTAACAGCACAGAGGTGAAGACATGCCATACGCATGGCATGATGCTGGAGTTTGTCATCCGCAAGTCCATGTCTGACAACTTTCTTACCTTGTTGTGTGATCAACCGTCTGCTCCACCCCTACCCAGTAAAATCCGTCGGCTGTCTCTTCATCATGCGAGGCCCAGAGAAGTGAATGATTTGTCTCTTGTCCGGTCATTGACTGTCTCCGGCGAGACGCACCCATCAATCCTAGACTTTTCCAAGTATGAACTCATGCGGGTTTTGGATCTGGGAGAGTATGACCATCAGTTGGGGGATACCGATCTCAAGTTGGTATGCAGTAGCCTGTTGCTGCTGAGGTACCTAAGCCTCGGAGCCGCTGTCACGGCGCTTCCAAAAAATATCAAGAAGCTTAAGTTCTTGGAGACGCTCGATGTAACAAGGACAAAGATAGAGATTCTGCCAACACAAGTCATGGAGCTGCCACGTTTACTTCGTCTGTTTGGGAAGTTCAAGCTCAAACAAGATGTAGGAGCCCGCAGAATGAGTAAGCTACAGGCTTGGTTGTCAGCCAACAGCAAATTGGAAACAGTAGCAGGATTTGTCGTGGACAGCAACAAGAGCCAAGGATTTGCACAGCTCATGGATCATATGAAGCATTTGACAAAGGTGAAAATATGGTATGAGTCTCACGCCGATGCCAGCAGCACAAGTACTCTTTCGAAGGCCATCAAAGGGTTCATCGAGGAAGGCACCAATTTCACAACTTCACATGCACTCTCACTCATTCTCAGTGGTGAAGGGTCTCAAGACTTGCTGAATTTCACCCTGGAAAATGACAAGTCCTACTATCTTAGCTCACTCAAGCTACAAGGGGACAGCATATTCAGCCTCCCTCCCTTTGTTACCATGTTGGCTGGTCTCAATAAACTGTGCCTTTCATTCCCTCATCAACTGAGCAGTGACATTATTGCTGTCCTGAGCAGAATGTGCGGCCTGAAGCAGCTGAAGCTGACTGCAACTCAACTGGACAAGCACATCATCGGACAAGATGCATTCAAAATCCTGCAACACCTATGCATCACGGTGGAAGTGATGACTGAGCTGGAAATCCAAGATGGAGCTCTGCCATGCCTCAAGTCGCTCCGGCTGCTATGTAAAGATCTAGATGGCTTTTCCGGCACATCGGCGATCAAGTACTTCAAACATCTCCAGGAGATTGCTCTTCATCGTGAAGTGGGTGGTGACACAAAACAGAAGTGGAAAGAAGCAGCAAGGGAACACCCAAGACGTCCCAAGCTCTTGTTTGTCTAG